Within Hydractinia symbiolongicarpus strain clone_291-10 chromosome 11, HSymV2.1, whole genome shotgun sequence, the genomic segment ttttaatccacgagcatgtctattcatagccaacctgaccatcctagctaattcatcaactcctgacttagttaaattAAATCTAgtcatgcggttcttaactaatgcggaggtgaacgctgacggagcacggatgaatcaAGTCTGCATAACTGAACTTACACACGGAACAGACATtctatcatggatttaattgtagataatttcttcattttataaaacaattggaaacaGTAGCAGGTTCGAATTTAATAGATTTTCTTCATGCTGCAAGTGTTATTTaacgattttaaaaatgaaacccccgtgcggtaaaaaaaaattctgtataaattttgtcaaaatgtAGTTGAACTATTCGAatgttttttgaagttttatttaagccatgtggataaagattttttgtaatttgacaattttttgtaacttgactttttgacattatttcctttttttcctttttacaaCACATTTTTCGTAATGACCTTCAAAGGTAAATTGAATGATGTGTTAAAATTACTTAATCAAAATGTTGATACCACATTTGATaactttttcaaagtaattGAAAACCTACTTGATTTTCATGCACCAATTAAACAATCCTCAAGAAAAAGCATAACGAAAAGTTCAACTCTCCATGGATGACTTGTGGCATCGTCCACTCAATCAATTTTATAGATCTTTTTTGCATTGTAAAAAGCAACTCAGAAAGCTGTACATAGAGAAAACTACAAAAGATATTGTAATAGAATTGTTTCTCTCTGTAGACAAAGTGAGCGTAATTTTTATAGGAGATATTTTAAAGATAATCTCAATAACATCTCTAATGTATGGAAGGGTGTTAGGTCTATTATCTCATTAAAACATAGTGATAAGTTTGTACCCACCTCCTTGAATATCAATGGTTCTATTTCCTCTAATCCTGGTCAAATTTCAAacgaatttaatatttttttctttttcattgctGATAAAATCCGGTCCAAAATACCCTTTGCCAATAAACATTTTCTAGCTTTCTTGGTAACCCTATTCCCAGTTCTATTTTCCTTAATCCTGTCTGTTCACAGGAAGTTGCTGATTGTATTAAaacttttaacttaaaaaagGAACTGGTCCATATAGCATTCCCACCAAAATTTTATCTTTCATCAAGGATGATATATCTGCCCCACTATTCGAGGATATCAATTTATGTTTCTCAACTGTTGAATACCCTCTTAACCTCAAATATGCTAAGGTCATTCCTGTATTTTAAAAAGGCTCTAAAACGGATTGCACTAACTACCATCCTATCAGTCTTCTGTCTAATAttgacaaaatatttgaaaaacttttgtataaatgtatatatagtttttttgaaaagtttaagGTTTTGTATAGTCATCAATTTGGTTTTCGAAAACATTATCTACTTCTCACACCCTCATAAACATTTCCCAAATAATTCTTGATGCGCTCGATAAAGGTTATTATGCTTGTGGTATTTTTATTGTCCTGCAAAAGGCCTTTAATACTGTTGACCACAATATATTACTCAAAAAGCCATCCCATTATGGTATTCGAGGTAAAGCTCTTCCCCTTTTTAAGTCTGGGCGATAACAAAAATGGTACCAATCTTCCTCACATAAGTCTCACAAAAAAAGTAAATCTTGACCTGAAGTGTCTCTTGCAATGGCGTAACGCCAATATAATAGCTTTTAATGCTAGTAAGACTGAATACATCATCTTTAGACACGTCAACAAGCCTGTGATACTTAAGACTGGTGGGAATAGAATTTTTCACAGTAAATATGTCAAGTACCTTGGTGTTTTGTTAGACTCAAACCTTAGCTGGAAATCGCAAATTAATGAAATTGCAGTGAGGCTGAAATGTGCTAATGGAGCAATAGCCAAGATTAGCCTTTTTTTACCACGTGATGTCTTTATCCTAGTTTATCATGCATTCTCATCTACTTATTTGTTCTCAAATCTggggttttataaaaaatacctTCTCACGCACCAATCTATGTGGTATTATATCATTATATTATATCATGGAACTCCTTTCAAACACTTATGCCACACATTAAATTCTTAGGCCTATGTATCCACGAGATTCACTGTAGATTATTGTTGGTAAAAATATATTCTACTACTACTACTTTCCTCAGGTAGTTCCGAGGCCTCAATGCTCCTAACAACTCTTCTCGCACGTCTTGTAGGTTCGAGATAAACAGCAGGTCCTTGTTTGTTATCTATGTAAATAAGAGGAAGTAATGTGACAAATGTTTCTTTCTCTCAAAATGTTATTTGAATCTAACATTATTTacagaaataattatttaatattaGAAAGGTGATTCACCAACAATgagtttattttttatcaatatatttCGGAATTTTCTTCCATCATCAGGATAacttgtcatcatcatcattcttggcttaacgtttTTTCCaagctagcatgggttggacggggtatattaatgaccctcttccaatctgatctagactgtgttagatctaaactcaccttcctctgtatcaagtctgtccttataacctcctgatAGGAtaactaaaattaataaaagcaatgaataaaatttatttatactttaaagtaaaaagcaaaaaacgATTTTTACAAAACACATTTATATACAGTAAAATCTATCAACATTTTAAGTAAGTAATAAAATCAAATGTTAAAATCACACAAGGGAATAACATTTAAttagtttaaaagaaaaaagttagtGTTTTACATTATAAAAAACAGCTAAACTTGTATTGTTAACACCCTGCTTCTGTACTCATGTTTGATTGTAATTTCTACATTACAGCAATGCTTGGCGTGATTTCTGACTGGTTATTATTCAATAAGttcatcaaattattatttcaagttCTGTCCCATCACATTAAAAAATAGCCGATCAAcacatttaaagaatatttATGAGTCGGAGTTCGCACAGTTCAGTATTAAAAAGATTGTCACAAAATATTCTATGTTACCTGCCATCTTTGTTGTCAGTAACCTTTTCTGTTTAACTATTATGTCATTATTTCTGCACTAACTTTATGTGGCAGAATTAATTATACTAAATGCTTtagtttaaagaggaattgaAATTGAATATTTTCCTGAAAGATAATACAACAGCGATAAAATAGCTATACAATTGCACAATATGGATATAGTCAGAAGGTTgccttcaaatttttttttgttttatcttaCAGCCGCTTATTGCTGGTGCGATTGCAGCAGGAACTGCAGGTTTTGGATACACATTGTACCAATCGTCAGTTAGTGCAGAAGATTATAATTTGCATCCACCAAAGTTTGATTGGAGTCATAATGGCATGATGAGTTCTTTAGATCATTCAAGGTATATTTTTTGAGTATTATTTGCAACCTATTTTTGTTTAAACCTGGCtattcaatttttctttcttaaacacAGTATACGACGTGGATATCAGGTTTACAAACAAGTGTGTGCTGCATGTCACAGTATGGAACAGATTGCTTTCCGTAACCTTGTTGGTGTTTCACATACAGAGGAAGAAGCTAGAGCACTAGCAGAAGAAATTCAAGTCACTGATGGACCTGATGAGGAAGGAAATATGTTTCAGCGTCCTGGAAAGCTTTCTGATTATTTCCCTAAACCATATGCAAACGAAGAAGCTGCAAGAGCTGCTAATAATGGTGCATATCCACCAGATTTAAGTTTAATAACATCTGCACGACATGGGGGAGAGGTAATGTGTTTATACATCCATGTCTCAAGCTGCAGTGTTTAAGATAAAAGTATATACAAAATGTGCTGTATGACACagcatattttgtatttttgttgccATTAAATTGTTTAGGTACTAGAACCTCAATATTTGTTATTGGTTGAGCACTTGTGAAATATGTTATAATGTGTGTATTGAAATGTTACTAATATAGTACTATAATCTACTGCAACTTTATCGTCTGTAGGATTATGTGTTTGCTCTGCTGAATGGTTATAAAGAGGATCCTCCAGCAGGGATTGATTTACGAGAAGGTCAAGCTTACAATGTGTATTTCCCTGGTCAAGCTATCGGAATGGCGCAACAATTGTATCCTGGTGTTATGGATTATGATGATGGTAAATTCATATTCAAGCGCCTTTTAAATTTGTCCAGTTAACGCCCTGCACTTGTATAAAATTAAGCTAGTTACAATCCTCATGCTAAATCTCAGAGATTTTAAGCAAAAAATCACactgtaatttttttgtttgttggttTTCACAGTAagtttttctgcattttttgtTCGGTTTTTTCGCAATTAATTGTTTCCACGACTCCCTATGATTGacatattaaatatttatataaaaactttttccctTTAAACTAAAAAATGTCCAATAAATTCCAATATTTTTCTGGTTTTTGGACAAGAAGTTCATAAAACTAATCagtggcccgtggataaatccacggatGTGACCCTCCCTATTTATACCATGTTTTGTGTGTCGCTACTTTCGGTACCTTTTTACGCGAAGACAGACGACGAGGGCTATTATTACAGAGATTGATaagattttaagatttttaatgaATCACGTTTCCGTAGTGAATATACTCATGCTTATTCTACTCCTAGTAATCTTTTGTTTACTCCctcaagtttttattttttaaaaaatcgtttaaaataGAGAGAAAAGTACTTTTAGAGAAATTTGTGTGGCTGGTTTAGAATTATTAAATCATTCTATGGTCGAAATTTCAGATTCTTATGATCTAAGGGTTAAATAAAATCtaatttgttgttaaaaatagGTATATGGATCAGAAAACgaattttttgagaaataacATACATTGGTAGAACTGTCTTTTTAGGAACACCTGCTACTGTCAGTCAGATGTCAAAAGATGTGTGTACATTTCTAAAGTGGGCTGCCGGTATGTGTCATAACACTGTCCTGTCGTATGTGTCATAACACTGTCCTGTCGTAGAAAACATCAAATGAATCTTTGCATCGAGATAAATAAtactcttaatttttttagaacCAGAACACGACGACCGAAAGCGGATGGGAATTAAGGTGAGTGTGCAGTTTTTACGCTTctctgaagtttttttaaaaaaatacaacattgAGAAAGCCCCCTTAACATTATTGTCC encodes:
- the LOC130613718 gene encoding cytochrome c1, heme protein, mitochondrial-like — its product is MFTPLRKSADFGRLRKACQIAWLSHGTQLAKKSSLPLIAGAIAAGTAGFGYTLYQSSVSAEDYNLHPPKFDWSHNGMMSSLDHSSIRRGYQVYKQVCAACHSMEQIAFRNLVGVSHTEEEARALAEEIQVTDGPDEEGNMFQRPGKLSDYFPKPYANEEAARAANNGAYPPDLSLITSARHGGEDYVFALLNGYKEDPPAGIDLREGQAYNVYFPGQAIGMAQQLYPGVMDYDDGTPATVSQMSKDVCTFLKWAAEPEHDDRKRMGIKALTILSVMAMIALYYKRHKWSVLKSRKLVYRSTAG